A portion of the Chromobacterium sp. IIBBL 290-4 genome contains these proteins:
- a CDS encoding glycoside hydrolase family 55 protein produces MKHSMTRLALTLAIALAAQAAQASPPLPLRHDFAQACQALWGGESARSRWVKDDGQGGLAYAPLNGNGDHVMDFSSAGYMGGGVALPIAPVKATVQASGNAASDLANIQAAIAKVAALPAVNGVRGAVLLAPGTFLLSSPIQLASDGVVLRGSGSGAGGTVLKAQGDGHAMLSLGASAGSLTPQGSTVAISDSYVPSGSSVIHVANASGFQPGDTVIVRRKASAEWIHFMEMDQLFRDGKPQTWINAGNSSEYWLRAVAAVSGNQLTLDIPLSDSFDSGYLGPNGGSVQKYQASGITSQIGAEHLALEGLPRGSGADYGVANLDNLADGWLNDIQAHNFTSGVVVGKQARRLTLEAVALTHDHNNIDCKGAKEFEFSIAGSQVLVDRSASTGSKKSFYYATQAQAGGPNVLLNFSGRAEACGNIEPHQRWATGLLVDNADVSGAIALGNRGADGSGHGWSMGWGVVWNAKADQLDVAAPPGASNWAIGSSGALSPDMPDAQGVPAPPQLGAVDSANVRVGPDSLYLMQLCQRLGPQAVKNIGYAASPKTANAHRPLLSR; encoded by the coding sequence ATGAAGCACTCGATGACGCGGCTGGCGCTGACGCTGGCCATCGCGCTGGCCGCACAGGCCGCGCAGGCCTCTCCCCCTCTCCCGCTCCGCCATGATTTCGCCCAAGCCTGCCAAGCCTTATGGGGCGGCGAAAGCGCGCGCAGCCGCTGGGTGAAAGACGACGGCCAAGGCGGCCTCGCCTATGCGCCGCTGAACGGCAACGGCGATCATGTGATGGACTTCTCAAGCGCCGGCTATATGGGCGGCGGCGTAGCCTTGCCGATCGCGCCGGTGAAAGCGACCGTGCAAGCCAGCGGCAACGCGGCCAGCGACCTCGCCAACATCCAGGCCGCCATCGCCAAAGTGGCCGCCCTGCCGGCGGTGAACGGCGTGCGCGGCGCGGTGCTGCTCGCCCCCGGCACCTTCCTGCTCAGCAGCCCTATCCAGTTGGCCAGCGACGGCGTGGTGCTGCGCGGCAGCGGTTCCGGCGCTGGCGGCACCGTGCTGAAGGCCCAAGGCGATGGCCACGCGATGCTGAGCCTGGGCGCCAGCGCCGGCAGCCTGACGCCGCAAGGTTCGACCGTCGCCATCAGCGACAGCTATGTGCCCTCCGGCAGCAGCGTCATCCATGTGGCCAACGCGTCCGGCTTCCAGCCCGGTGACACGGTGATCGTGCGCCGCAAAGCCAGCGCCGAATGGATACATTTCATGGAAATGGACCAGCTGTTCCGCGACGGCAAGCCGCAAACCTGGATCAACGCCGGCAATAGCAGCGAATACTGGCTGCGCGCCGTCGCCGCCGTCAGCGGCAATCAGCTGACGCTGGACATTCCGTTGTCCGATTCATTCGACAGCGGCTACCTGGGCCCGAACGGCGGCAGCGTGCAGAAATACCAGGCCAGCGGCATCACTAGCCAGATCGGCGCCGAGCACTTGGCGCTGGAAGGCTTGCCGCGCGGCAGCGGCGCCGACTACGGCGTGGCCAATCTGGACAATCTGGCCGACGGCTGGCTCAACGACATCCAGGCGCATAATTTCACCTCCGGCGTCGTCGTCGGCAAGCAGGCTCGCCGGCTCACGCTGGAGGCCGTGGCGCTCACCCACGATCACAACAATATCGACTGCAAGGGCGCCAAGGAATTCGAGTTCAGCATCGCCGGCAGCCAGGTACTGGTGGACCGCAGCGCGTCCACCGGCAGCAAGAAATCGTTCTATTACGCCACTCAGGCCCAGGCCGGCGGTCCCAATGTGCTGCTGAACTTCAGCGGCCGCGCCGAAGCCTGCGGCAATATCGAGCCGCACCAACGCTGGGCCACCGGCCTGCTGGTGGACAACGCCGACGTCAGCGGCGCCATCGCGCTGGGCAACCGCGGCGCGGACGGCAGCGGCCACGGCTGGAGCATGGGCTGGGGCGTGGTGTGGAACGCCAAGGCAGACCAACTGGACGTGGCCGCGCCTCCCGGCGCCAGCAACTGGGCCATAGGCAGCAGCGGCGCGCTCAGCCCCGACATGCCGGACGCGCAAGGCGTGCCGGCGCCGCCGCAGCTGGGCGCGGTGGACTCCGCCAATGTCCGCGTCGGCCCGGACAGCCTGTACCTGATGCAGCTGTGCCAGCGGCTGGGTCCGCAGGCGGTGAAAAACATCGGCTATGCCGCCTCGCCTAAAACAGCCAACGCGCACCGTCCGCTCCTTAGCCGCTAA
- a CDS encoding HlyD family secretion protein, giving the protein MSENVQALPASEAPAAAGKPLQRKKLFSLLFGVVAAAAVAYGGYWTLIASHHVSTDNAYVAAEIAQVTPEVAGTIQQVKVVDTQPVKAGDVLVELNDSDAKLALAQAEADLARAERRVKGYFANDEGLNAQAQARDADQTRAAAQLASAQADFARAKLDLQRRQALAKSGSVSGEELSNAQNAFATAEANLKSAAAARQQSEANYRAALGSLKANQTLTADSTVENNPEVMLARAKRDQAKLDLERTVIRAKVDGVVAKRQAQVGQRVQAGTPLMSVAPLQNAHVDANFKEVQLSKVRVGQPVELTADLYGGKVVYHGKVAGLSGGSGAAFAMIPAQNATGNWIKVVQRLPVRIALDPAELKAHPLQVGLSMEATIDVSE; this is encoded by the coding sequence ATGAGCGAAAACGTACAAGCCCTGCCGGCCTCCGAGGCGCCCGCCGCCGCCGGCAAACCCCTGCAACGCAAGAAACTGTTCTCGCTGCTGTTCGGCGTCGTGGCCGCGGCCGCCGTCGCCTATGGCGGCTACTGGACGCTGATAGCCTCCCATCATGTCAGCACCGACAATGCCTACGTCGCCGCCGAGATCGCCCAGGTGACGCCCGAAGTGGCCGGCACCATCCAGCAAGTGAAGGTGGTGGACACCCAGCCGGTGAAGGCCGGCGACGTGCTGGTCGAGTTGAACGACAGCGACGCCAAGCTGGCGCTGGCCCAGGCCGAAGCCGATCTTGCCCGCGCCGAGCGCCGGGTGAAGGGCTATTTCGCCAATGACGAGGGCCTGAACGCCCAGGCCCAGGCGCGCGATGCCGACCAGACCCGCGCCGCCGCCCAGCTGGCCTCCGCCCAGGCTGACTTCGCCCGCGCCAAGCTGGACTTGCAGCGCCGCCAGGCGCTGGCGAAAAGCGGCTCGGTGTCCGGCGAGGAGCTGAGCAACGCGCAGAACGCTTTCGCCACCGCCGAAGCCAATCTGAAGTCCGCCGCCGCCGCCCGCCAGCAAAGCGAGGCCAATTACCGCGCCGCGCTGGGCTCTTTGAAAGCCAACCAGACGCTGACCGCCGACAGCACCGTGGAAAACAACCCGGAAGTGATGCTGGCCCGCGCCAAGCGCGACCAAGCCAAGCTGGACCTGGAGCGCACGGTGATCCGCGCCAAGGTGGACGGTGTGGTGGCCAAGCGCCAGGCCCAAGTGGGCCAGCGCGTGCAGGCCGGCACGCCGCTGATGTCGGTGGCGCCGCTGCAAAACGCCCACGTCGACGCCAACTTCAAGGAAGTGCAGCTGAGCAAGGTGCGCGTCGGCCAGCCGGTGGAGCTGACCGCCGATCTGTACGGCGGCAAGGTGGTCTACCACGGCAAGGTGGCCGGCCTGTCCGGCGGCTCCGGCGCCGCTTTCGCGATGATTCCGGCGCAGAACGCCACCGGCAACTGGATCAAGGTGGTGCAGCGGCTGCCGGTGCGCATCGCGCTGGATCCGGCGGAACTGAAGGCCCATCCGCTGCAAGTGGGGCTGTCGATGGAAGCCACCATCGACGTCAGCGAGTGA
- a CDS encoding methyl-accepting chemotaxis protein: MFKNWSVKQKILVSVALILIAALAIAGTVSTRMFQAALTERLEQHELKATVESIRNDLDAQIAMPLSQTRQMAANTYLLDWTAAGEPESGVPAWQHYAKALMQTSGAAIISWTSEATLNIYIDHSTVKADPKGNDKWLADFLASGRESQFTLGSETGKQQVMMFVNVLANKDKPGHRAVAALGYDVTAMADKVRKMAVGEHGQVYVADASGQVRLHRDPAAMQKKTLLAELPGLSAIAPQLLNKTGFNLVRFDGPDGPRLAASSYMPNADWFVVVEMDPNEVYGAVTRTIWWVAGVDALVLALALLLIWWVSGFISRPLVQLRNAMGALVSGNGDLTLRLPVESRDETGQVAAAFNQFMEQLRGLFLQVREQSAQLHHSAGELARMTERLSSGSRYNADLSETTAATIEQLSVSVSHIAGNCHGTAEAVEQAGALSSQSADAVGKVSVEIGSVAESMDEVKSVMEELERRSAQVGSIAGVIKDIADQTNLLALNAAIEAARAGEQGRGFAVVADEVRKLAERTSQATVEIDDMVDGMQQGSGQARERVAATYGVVQGGVELAEAAQRQIAEIQSSMQLVVRQAAEIRDAASEQSKATEDMARTAEQMSSQATQSDAEITRAGEVVADLERLSQSLEQVVGRFRL, from the coding sequence ATGTTCAAGAACTGGTCGGTCAAACAGAAAATCCTGGTCAGCGTCGCGCTGATCCTGATAGCCGCGCTGGCGATCGCCGGCACGGTATCCACTCGCATGTTTCAAGCCGCGTTGACCGAGCGGCTGGAGCAGCACGAATTGAAAGCCACGGTGGAAAGCATCCGCAATGATCTGGATGCCCAAATCGCCATGCCGCTGTCGCAGACGCGACAGATGGCGGCCAACACTTATCTATTGGACTGGACCGCCGCCGGCGAGCCGGAAAGCGGCGTGCCGGCCTGGCAGCATTACGCCAAGGCGCTGATGCAGACTTCGGGCGCGGCCATCATTTCCTGGACTTCCGAAGCCACGCTCAACATCTATATCGACCACAGCACGGTCAAGGCCGACCCCAAGGGCAACGACAAGTGGCTGGCCGATTTCCTGGCCTCCGGCCGCGAGAGCCAGTTCACGCTGGGTTCGGAAACCGGCAAGCAGCAGGTGATGATGTTCGTCAACGTGCTGGCCAACAAGGACAAGCCCGGCCACCGCGCCGTGGCCGCGCTGGGCTACGACGTGACCGCCATGGCCGACAAGGTGCGCAAGATGGCGGTGGGCGAGCATGGCCAGGTTTACGTGGCGGACGCTTCCGGCCAGGTGCGGCTGCACCGCGATCCGGCGGCGATGCAGAAGAAAACCCTGCTGGCCGAGCTGCCCGGCCTGTCGGCGATCGCGCCGCAGCTGCTGAACAAGACCGGTTTCAACCTGGTCCGCTTCGACGGCCCGGATGGCCCGCGCCTGGCAGCCTCCAGTTATATGCCCAACGCCGACTGGTTCGTGGTGGTGGAGATGGACCCGAACGAGGTCTACGGCGCGGTGACCCGCACCATCTGGTGGGTGGCAGGCGTGGACGCGCTGGTGCTGGCTTTGGCGCTGTTGTTGATCTGGTGGGTGTCCGGCTTCATCAGCCGGCCGCTGGTGCAGCTGCGCAACGCCATGGGCGCGCTGGTGTCCGGCAACGGCGATTTGACGCTGCGTCTGCCGGTGGAGAGCCGCGACGAAACCGGCCAGGTGGCGGCGGCCTTCAACCAGTTCATGGAGCAGCTGCGCGGCTTGTTCCTGCAAGTGCGCGAGCAGAGCGCCCAGCTGCATCACAGCGCCGGCGAACTGGCGCGGATGACCGAGCGTCTGTCCAGCGGCTCTCGCTATAACGCCGACCTGAGCGAAACCACGGCCGCCACCATCGAGCAGCTGTCGGTCAGCGTCAGCCACATCGCCGGCAACTGCCACGGCACCGCCGAGGCGGTGGAACAGGCCGGCGCCTTGTCATCGCAAAGCGCCGACGCGGTGGGCAAGGTCAGCGTCGAAATCGGCTCGGTGGCCGAATCGATGGATGAGGTGAAGTCGGTGATGGAGGAGCTGGAGCGCCGCTCCGCCCAGGTGGGCAGCATCGCCGGCGTGATCAAGGACATCGCCGATCAGACCAACCTCTTGGCGTTGAACGCCGCCATCGAAGCCGCCCGCGCCGGCGAGCAAGGCCGCGGTTTCGCCGTGGTGGCCGACGAAGTGCGCAAGCTGGCCGAGCGCACCAGCCAGGCCACGGTGGAGATCGACGATATGGTGGACGGCATGCAGCAGGGCTCCGGCCAGGCGCGCGAGCGCGTCGCCGCCACCTATGGCGTGGTGCAGGGCGGGGTGGAGCTGGCCGAGGCGGCGCAGCGCCAGATCGCTGAGATCCAGTCCAGCATGCAGCTGGTGGTGCGCCAGGCGGCGGAAATCCGCGACGCGGCCAGCGAGCAGTCCAAGGCGACGGAAGACATGGCGCGAACCGCCGAGCAGATGTCCAGCCAAGCCACCCAGTCCGACGCTGAAATCACCCGCGCCGGCGAGGTGGTGGCCGACCTGGAGCGGCTGTCGCAGTCGCTGGAGCAGGTGGTGGGCCGCTTCCGCTTGTAA
- a CDS encoding DMT family transporter has translation MPDHRHFATPRLYLQLILVMIIWGGTFIAGRQLAGHAPPLLAAALRFAVASLCLLGFLALSRTPLTRPTPRQALRLLLLGLCGIFGYNLCFFYGLQHVSASRASLIVALNPAAIALASRLFLGERLPAGKLAGVALSLAGAALVILGRDASALGGAKDWSGDLLILGCVASWAAYSVASRGLSQTLGPLQTVTWSILFGTLMLLAAAALSGDLSRQALDALGGAQWSGLLYLGALGSALAYIWYYDGIRALGPTRTGVFIALNPLSAVLLGALLLGEKLTPQMGLGGALAIAGILLSNLARDKAPAAAAIRQS, from the coding sequence ATGCCAGACCACCGCCACTTCGCCACGCCCAGGCTGTACCTGCAACTGATCCTGGTCATGATCATCTGGGGCGGTACCTTCATCGCCGGCCGCCAGCTGGCCGGCCACGCGCCGCCCCTGCTGGCCGCCGCGCTGCGCTTCGCCGTCGCCAGCCTGTGCCTGCTGGGCTTTCTCGCCCTCAGCCGCACGCCGCTGACCCGCCCCACGCCCCGGCAAGCGTTGCGGCTGCTATTGCTGGGGCTGTGCGGCATCTTCGGCTACAACCTGTGCTTTTTCTACGGCCTGCAGCATGTCAGCGCCTCCCGCGCGTCCTTGATCGTGGCGCTCAATCCCGCCGCCATCGCGCTGGCCTCGCGGCTGTTTCTGGGCGAACGGCTGCCGGCGGGCAAGCTCGCCGGCGTGGCCTTGAGCCTGGCCGGCGCGGCCTTGGTCATTCTGGGCCGCGACGCTAGCGCTTTGGGCGGCGCCAAGGACTGGAGCGGCGATCTGCTGATTCTGGGCTGCGTCGCCAGCTGGGCGGCCTACAGCGTCGCCTCGCGCGGCTTGTCGCAAACGCTGGGCCCGCTGCAAACCGTCACCTGGTCCATCCTGTTCGGCACGCTGATGCTGCTGGCCGCCGCCGCGCTGAGCGGCGATCTGTCCCGGCAGGCGCTGGACGCGCTGGGCGGCGCGCAATGGAGCGGGCTGCTTTATCTGGGCGCGCTTGGCTCGGCGCTGGCCTATATCTGGTACTACGACGGCATCCGCGCGCTCGGGCCGACGCGGACCGGCGTGTTCATCGCGCTCAATCCGCTAAGCGCCGTGCTGCTGGGCGCGCTGTTGCTGGGAGAAAAGCTGACGCCGCAGATGGGGCTGGGCGGCGCGCTGGCCATCGCCGGCATTCTGCTGAGCAATCTGGCGCGGGACAAAGCGCCGGCAGCCGCGGCCATTCGCCAAAGCTGA
- a CDS encoding S4 domain-containing protein, protein MDETSVRLSKRMVELGLCSRREADACIEQGLVKVDGKVVNTLGARVRPEQEITLAGTPQALATLPVTLLLNRPAEDDTPPAQLLGPDSRSPQDASEQVWLARHRQQLTAIGAVDEWCHGLVVLTQDKKLPRHLAECEMEFLLQVARAPAADDLKARVAAIRLDGKPLRQCKISRQSDQQLRCVVYSPRAGFFDEIGRQLGVQLQGARCIRIGRLALSGLQPGEWRYLQAFERF, encoded by the coding sequence ATGGATGAAACGAGCGTGCGCCTGTCCAAGCGCATGGTGGAACTGGGCTTGTGCTCGCGCCGCGAGGCCGATGCCTGCATTGAGCAGGGTTTGGTGAAAGTGGACGGCAAAGTGGTCAATACGCTGGGCGCGCGCGTGCGGCCGGAACAGGAAATCACGCTGGCCGGCACGCCGCAGGCGCTGGCGACCTTGCCGGTGACCTTGCTGCTGAACCGCCCGGCCGAAGACGACACCCCGCCGGCGCAACTGCTGGGGCCGGACAGCCGCTCGCCGCAGGACGCGTCGGAGCAAGTCTGGCTGGCGCGCCACCGCCAGCAGCTGACCGCCATCGGCGCGGTTGACGAGTGGTGCCATGGCCTGGTGGTGCTGACCCAGGATAAAAAGCTGCCGCGCCATCTGGCCGAATGCGAGATGGAGTTCCTGCTGCAAGTGGCGCGCGCGCCCGCCGCCGACGACCTGAAAGCGCGCGTCGCCGCCATCCGCCTGGACGGCAAGCCCTTGCGCCAGTGCAAGATCAGCCGCCAGAGCGACCAGCAGTTGCGCTGCGTCGTCTACTCGCCGCGCGCCGGCTTCTTCGATGAAATCGGCCGCCAGCTCGGCGTCCAGCTGCAGGGCGCGCGCTGCATCCGCATCGGCCGGCTGGCGCTGTCCGGGCTGCAGCCGGGCGAATGGCGCTATCTGCAAGCCTTCGAGCGCTTCTGA
- a CDS encoding efflux transporter outer membrane subunit has product MNPTAPFFSFTASASLAAALALLLGGCAATPDLGPAPQSKPLQQYQITQSLPSGQGQWSDSQWWRKFGDAQLNQLMDEALSQAPDLAAARARVERAEGMAQQAGAARLPSADLNASINRDKQSYNNGMPAPLGFNTSGRATLDFSYELDFWGKNRAALAAATSDLDAAHADAAQARLMLTTSLAAGYAELARLFAERDAAAQALDVRQHSATLMLQRWQQGMDTRGALRQAESRQAGAAADLEAVDENIALQRHSLAALIGAGPDRGLAIARPAANLFRPQALPAALPAELLGRRPDLAAARLRAEAAAKRIDVAEAQFYPNVNLTAFVGAQSLGLDLFAKGGSGIAGVGPAINLPIFRGGQLQGQYRAARGDYDAAVASYDAALSQALREVADAVSSQASLAPQLTQRQEALSAADEAYRVSQNRFNGGLANYLDVLTAEDSVIAARRSLANLQARRFSLDVALIKALGGGYQQTTQQAAR; this is encoded by the coding sequence ATGAACCCCACCGCCCCGTTTTTTTCTTTTACAGCGAGCGCCAGTCTGGCCGCGGCCCTGGCGCTGCTGCTGGGCGGCTGCGCCGCGACGCCCGACCTGGGCCCGGCGCCGCAAAGCAAACCGCTGCAACAATACCAGATTACGCAAAGCCTGCCTTCCGGCCAGGGTCAATGGAGCGACAGCCAGTGGTGGCGCAAGTTCGGCGACGCGCAGTTGAACCAGCTGATGGACGAGGCGCTGAGCCAGGCGCCCGACCTCGCCGCCGCCCGCGCCCGCGTCGAACGCGCCGAAGGCATGGCGCAACAAGCCGGCGCCGCGCGGCTGCCCAGCGCGGACCTGAACGCGTCCATCAACCGCGACAAGCAAAGCTATAACAACGGCATGCCGGCGCCGCTAGGCTTCAACACCAGCGGCCGCGCCACCCTGGATTTCAGCTATGAGCTGGATTTCTGGGGCAAAAACCGCGCCGCGCTGGCGGCCGCCACTTCTGACCTGGACGCCGCCCATGCCGACGCGGCCCAGGCGCGGCTGATGCTGACAACCTCGCTGGCCGCCGGCTATGCCGAACTGGCGCGGCTGTTCGCTGAGCGCGATGCCGCCGCGCAGGCGCTGGACGTGCGCCAGCACAGCGCCACGCTGATGCTGCAACGCTGGCAGCAAGGCATGGACACCCGCGGCGCATTGCGCCAGGCCGAATCGCGCCAGGCCGGCGCCGCGGCCGATCTGGAAGCGGTGGATGAAAACATCGCGCTGCAGCGCCATAGCCTGGCCGCGCTGATCGGCGCCGGACCGGACCGGGGTCTCGCCATCGCCCGCCCCGCCGCCAATTTGTTTCGGCCGCAAGCGTTACCAGCCGCCCTCCCCGCCGAGTTGCTGGGCCGCCGACCGGATCTGGCGGCCGCCCGTCTCCGCGCCGAAGCCGCGGCCAAGCGCATCGATGTCGCCGAGGCCCAGTTCTACCCCAACGTCAACCTTACCGCCTTCGTCGGCGCCCAATCGCTGGGGCTGGACTTGTTCGCCAAAGGCGGTTCCGGCATAGCCGGCGTCGGCCCGGCCATCAATCTGCCCATATTCCGCGGCGGCCAGCTGCAGGGCCAGTACCGCGCCGCGCGCGGCGATTACGACGCCGCCGTCGCCAGCTACGACGCCGCGCTGAGCCAGGCGCTGCGCGAGGTGGCCGACGCGGTGAGCAGCCAGGCCTCGCTGGCGCCGCAATTGACGCAACGCCAGGAAGCGCTGAGCGCCGCCGATGAGGCCTACCGTGTCAGCCAGAACCGCTTCAACGGCGGCCTGGCCAATTACCTGGACGTGCTGACCGCGGAAGACAGCGTCATCGCCGCTCGCCGCAGCCTGGCCAATCTGCAAGCCCGCCGCTTCTCGCTGGATGTCGCCCTGATCAAGGCCCTGGGCGGCGGCTACCAACAAACGACGCAACAGGCCGCCCGCTGA
- a CDS encoding DinB family protein translates to MSFADFFPSLFRYKSWADEELYALTARLDGEAHPERRHLAIRILNHIHVVDRIFRGNLSGQAHGYAATNTPETPALADLLAAARETDAWYIAYASGLSEAELSESIDFTFTDGGHGRMSRAEMLLQIITHGGYHRGAVGRILADCGLQPPRDIYTRYLHDSEPARRHPA, encoded by the coding sequence ATGAGTTTTGCCGATTTCTTCCCCTCCTTGTTCCGCTACAAATCCTGGGCGGATGAAGAGCTGTACGCGCTGACCGCGCGATTGGATGGCGAGGCGCATCCGGAGCGCCGCCATCTGGCCATCCGCATCCTCAACCACATCCACGTGGTGGACCGGATTTTCCGCGGCAATCTGAGCGGCCAAGCGCATGGCTATGCCGCCACCAACACTCCGGAAACGCCGGCTTTGGCCGATTTGCTGGCGGCGGCGCGCGAAACCGATGCCTGGTACATCGCCTACGCGTCTGGTTTGAGCGAGGCGGAATTGTCGGAAAGCATCGATTTCACCTTCACCGACGGCGGCCATGGCCGGATGAGCCGCGCCGAAATGCTGCTGCAGATCATCACCCACGGCGGCTACCACCGTGGCGCAGTGGGGCGCATCCTGGCCGATTGCGGCCTGCAGCCGCCGCGCGACATCTACACCCGCTACTTGCACGACAGCGAGCCTGCGCGCCGCCATCCCGCATAA
- a CDS encoding TetR/AcrR family transcriptional regulator has translation MRTKSESKRQAIVAAATEVFLERGYEATSMSEISARAGGSKATLYNYFSSKEELFLDVMSCLAGEMSKVYTKLIPGGDLPAVLQDFGEAYLDNLFSPELRALRAIVMGSGSRSEVGLLFYENGPKVGWGKLADFMAAEIQAGRLRDASPWTAAMHFHGLLHAECQVAMITGLVDQLAPKESRPAWVASAVEVFLIAYGA, from the coding sequence ATGCGTACAAAAAGCGAAAGTAAGCGACAGGCTATCGTCGCGGCGGCGACCGAGGTCTTCCTGGAACGCGGCTACGAGGCGACGTCGATGTCGGAAATCTCGGCGCGGGCCGGCGGCTCCAAGGCCACGCTGTACAACTACTTTTCGTCCAAGGAAGAACTGTTCCTGGACGTGATGTCCTGTCTGGCCGGCGAAATGTCCAAGGTCTACACCAAGCTCATCCCTGGCGGCGATTTGCCAGCGGTGCTGCAGGATTTCGGCGAGGCCTATCTGGACAATCTGTTCAGCCCCGAGCTGCGGGCCCTGCGCGCCATCGTGATGGGCAGCGGCAGCCGCTCCGAGGTGGGCTTGCTGTTCTATGAAAACGGCCCCAAGGTGGGCTGGGGCAAGCTGGCCGATTTCATGGCCGCGGAAATTCAGGCCGGACGCCTGCGCGATGCGTCGCCATGGACCGCGGCCATGCATTTCCACGGCCTGCTGCATGCCGAATGCCAGGTGGCGATGATCACTGGCCTGGTGGACCAGCTGGCGCCGAAGGAAAGCCGGCCCGCCTGGGTGGCGTCGGCGGTGGAAGTGTTTTTGATCGCTTACGGCGCATGA
- a CDS encoding DHA2 family efflux MFS transporter permease subunit: MSSANPAAGGVQQPLTGNMLWLAALVLAAANFMVVLDTTIANVSVPNIAGGLAVSSSQGTYVITSYAVAEAIIVPLTGWLAARVGTVRLFVGSMLLFGLFSMLCGLAGSLEMLVLFRVLQGLAGGPLMPMSQTLLLQIFPKQKAGAAIGLWSMTTLVAPIMGPILGGTLCDQVSWPWIFYINVPIALGCGFVGWKLLKRYQSQTAKLRIDVVGLALLMLWVASLQLMLDKGKELDWFGSPLIVGLAIAAVIGFAAFLIWELTEAQPIVDLRVFRHRGFWASVLTISLAFGSFFGATVLTPQWLQGYMGYTATQAGYATAMSGVLAVMVAPIAAQLSSRLDPRKLVFCGVMWLGCVTLYRSFSTTDMGFWQVALPLLFQGLGMPFFFVPLTGLALASVEPAEVASAAGLMSFMRTLSGAFATSLVTTAWDDKANYNHAELVGMVDGGGDALRALTGGGLSDSAAWGTIEQMLQTQSIMLSTNQIFWLAGLSFIVAACAIWLAPRPSRVADTSQAH; this comes from the coding sequence ATGTCTAGCGCGAATCCCGCTGCCGGCGGCGTCCAGCAACCGCTGACCGGCAATATGCTGTGGCTGGCGGCGCTGGTGCTGGCCGCCGCCAACTTCATGGTGGTGCTGGACACCACCATCGCCAACGTGTCGGTGCCGAATATCGCCGGCGGCTTGGCGGTGTCGTCCAGCCAGGGCACTTATGTCATCACCTCTTACGCGGTGGCCGAGGCCATCATCGTGCCGCTGACCGGCTGGCTGGCGGCGCGCGTCGGCACCGTGCGGCTGTTCGTCGGCTCCATGCTGCTGTTCGGCCTGTTCTCCATGCTGTGCGGCCTGGCCGGCTCGCTGGAGATGCTGGTGCTGTTCCGCGTGCTGCAAGGCCTGGCCGGCGGCCCGCTGATGCCGATGTCGCAGACGCTGCTGCTGCAGATCTTCCCCAAGCAGAAGGCCGGCGCGGCGATAGGCTTGTGGAGCATGACCACGCTGGTGGCGCCCATCATGGGGCCGATTCTGGGCGGCACGCTGTGCGACCAGGTCAGCTGGCCGTGGATCTTCTACATCAATGTGCCGATCGCGCTCGGTTGCGGCTTTGTCGGCTGGAAGCTGCTGAAGCGCTATCAAAGCCAAACCGCCAAGCTGCGCATCGATGTCGTCGGCCTGGCGCTGTTGATGCTGTGGGTGGCTTCGCTGCAGCTGATGCTGGACAAGGGCAAGGAGCTAGACTGGTTCGGCTCGCCGCTCATCGTCGGCCTGGCCATCGCCGCGGTCATCGGTTTCGCCGCCTTCCTGATCTGGGAGCTGACCGAGGCCCAGCCCATCGTCGACCTCAGGGTGTTCCGCCATCGCGGCTTCTGGGCCAGCGTGCTGACCATCTCCCTGGCCTTCGGATCGTTCTTCGGCGCCACCGTGCTGACGCCGCAATGGCTGCAGGGCTATATGGGCTATACCGCCACCCAGGCCGGCTACGCCACGGCGATGAGCGGCGTGCTGGCGGTGATGGTGGCGCCGATCGCCGCCCAGCTGTCCTCGCGGCTGGACCCGCGCAAGCTGGTGTTCTGCGGCGTGATGTGGCTGGGCTGCGTCACCTTGTACCGCAGCTTCTCCACCACCGACATGGGCTTCTGGCAGGTGGCGCTGCCGCTGTTGTTCCAGGGCCTGGGCATGCCCTTCTTCTTCGTGCCGCTGACCGGCCTGGCGCTGGCCAGCGTGGAGCCGGCGGAAGTGGCGTCCGCGGCGGGCCTGATGAGCTTCATGCGCACGCTGTCCGGCGCCTTCGCCACCTCGCTGGTCACCACCGCCTGGGACGACAAGGCCAATTACAACCATGCCGAACTGGTCGGCATGGTGGACGGCGGCGGCGACGCGCTGCGCGCGCTGACCGGCGGCGGCCTGTCCGACAGCGCCGCCTGGGGCACCATAGAACAGATGCTGCAGACGCAAAGCATCATGTTGTCCACCAATCAGATCTTCTGGCTGGCGGGGCTGTCCTTCATCGTCGCCGCCTGCGCCATCTGGCTGGCGCCCAGGCCCAGCCGCGTGGCCGACACCAGCCAGGCCCATTGA